The Mucilaginibacter rubeus genomic interval ATGGAAGGAAGCGTATTAACCATACAAGTACCAAGTTTATTCTTTTACGAGTGGCTTGAAGAGCACTATGTAGGGTTGCTGCGCAAAACCATTAAGAAACAATTGGGCGATGAAGGACGTTTAGAGTATAATATAGTTGTTGAGCAATCATCAAGTAAACCATACACAACTAACATGCCTTCAAACGGAAATGGCGCTGATTCAAAACATCAGAGTATGCCGATACCTATTTCAATTAACAAGGACATCAAAAATCCTTTTGTTATACCCGGGCTTAAGAAGTTGAACGTAGATCCTCAGCTTAACCGTAACTACACCTTCGAAAACTTTGTTGAAGGTGATTGCAACCGCTTGGCCCGTTCGGCAGGTTACGCGGTAGCTGCTAAACCCGGTGGTACCTCATTTAACCCGTTGATGATTTATGGCGGTGTGGGTTTAGGTAAAACCCACCTGGCACAAGCCATCGGTAACGAAATCAAGCGCACCCTGCCCGATAAACTGGTACTGTATGTATCATGCGAAAAATTTACACAACAGTTTGTTGATGCTTTAAAGCATAACAACATCAACGACTTTGTGAACTTTTACCAGGCCATTGACGTGTTGATCATGGACGATGTGCACAACTTTGCCGGTAAAGAAAAAACACAGGATTTCTTCTTCCATATATTTAACCACCTGCACCAGTCTGGCAAGCAGCTGATCATTACATCAGATAAAGCGCCTAAGGATTTGGCCGGTTTGGAAGAACGCCTGCTTTCGAGGTTTAAATGGGGCCTGTCTGCCGATTTGCAGATCCCTGATCTGGAAACCCGTATGGCTATCCTGAAAAATAAGATCTATCAGGACGGTATCGATCTGTCAAACGATGTGATTGAGTATGTTGCCCATAACATCGACAATAACGTACGTGAACTGGAAGGAGCCATGGTATCATTGCTGGCACAATCAACCCTTAACCGCAAGGAAATTGACCTGAACCTGGCTAAACAAATGTTGAAAAACTTTGTGAAGAACTCATCTAAAGAAATTTCGATGGAGTACATTCAAAGCCTGGTGTGCGAGTATTTTGAAGTGCCTATTGAAATGGTGAAATCACAAACACGCAAACGTGAAATTGTACAGGCACGTCAAATTTCAATGTACCTGGCAAAAGCCCATACCAAAAGCTCTCTTAAATCAATTGGTCATTTCTTTGGCGGTCGCGACCACTCAACCGTGATTTACGCCTGCCAAACTGTTGAGGACTTAATTGATACCGATAAGAAATTTAAAGGCTACGTAGCCGATATTCAGAAGAAATTAAAAATGAGCTAATATTTGCGCTGTTTTAAGATATACAAAGGCCGGTTAATTAACCGGCCTTTGTTGTTTATCAGGTTTAAACTGTAACTTTAAGAGATTACATCGTCTAAACCTTATATGAAAAAGCTAAACCTACTCCTTATCCTGCTGTTCGCAGGCTTTTCCAATATTTTTGCCCAATCTGTTACCCTTGAAAAAGGCAAGGAGTTTGAGATCGAGGCTCATACCGTGACCAACACGGCCGACAATCAAAACGACTATAAATATACCTTTTGGTTTAAAGCAGGAGATCGGAATGGGGTCAACACCATATTCGATTGTAAATTGGTTAAAGTAATTTATGCCGAAAAATTTACCAAATACAGTTTTGCTAACAGTATTTTAAACACCGATACGGTTCGTGGTTTCAGGCTTAATACAACAACTTCACTGTTGCCCCTGGCACTGTTACATCAACCCTTAAAGGTAACAATAGGTCCGCATGGCGAGTTTTTGAGCGTCACCGGTTTTGATGAAGCAATACAGGATGCTATAACTCGCTGGGTATTAAAAGATGATATAGCTAATCAGCTCAAAGATAACTCGAAATATTTTCCTAAAGATGTAATAGGAAGCTTGTTCCTGCCTTTGCCGCAACAACGTATAGCTTATAAAAGCGAATGGTCGAGCCCTAATACGAGGTATAAGGTTACTGCCATCAACGGGGCTTTGCTTTATATCACTACCACTGGTATTAAAGTTCCGGACAGCCAGGGCGAGGATGTTAGTGGTAATATAGTTTTCAATGAAGTAACAGGTTTAACTGAGCAATTACAAAATAGTAGCCCGTCTAAAATTGAAATCGCCATTGATGGCAAAAAGCAGCTCCTGCCGGTATTTTATCGTAGACAAACTGTTCGTTATGGCGCGGAGAAACATTTGCCTGATACCGCCTGGATTAATATGGTTGTAAAAACCCATACCGCATTTGGTAAGGCATTTAAATCAGGTACCGAGATGGACTCTGTAAAAGTACAACGCTATTTAAAAGCGCATGATGATGCATTTGCCAATGATGAATATTATGCGGTAATAAAGCTTCGCCTGCTGCAGGGCTCAGGCGATTATATAAAATACAGCCATCAGTTAATAAAAACACCTACTCGTTTTATAAAAGATGAAGAATCTCATTTATTTAACAAATTTAACAGCATACTTGACAGCTCTGCCCAATCGGCCTACGAGGTTGCGCGGTATATGTATAAACTGCCAGGATTTAACGGACTGATTCAACAATCATACGCGCAAAGTTTCCTGACTTTTGATATAGATGACATGCTGAAGGACGATGGCTTCAGGAAAAACATGCAGGAAAAGAACATGAGCGATGAAGACGCGAGGAAGATGATAGCTGAAGAAAATAAAAAGCGACTTGCAGGAAACAGCAACGCCAGGCAGTTACTGGAGTTGTTGCATAATGATAAAGATCCCTTGATGCAGCAAAAGATCAACGCTTTATATCTTTGGGAGAAGGCGAAAAGTGCTGATGATGCAGGCGTTTTAAATAAAACAGCGAGTGCATTCATGAATATGGATGATGCCTATATGAAACAGGGAAACGGTGGTAGGTATGCGTTGCTGATATATAAGCTGCTTATTAATGCTAAAAAGGAGGCTGCAGCTAAAGCATTACTTGTAAAAACCATCCAAAATCTTGAAAGATATACAGCGGATACCCTTAATACTAATCGCTTTGCCGATCAGAATATATTGGCTTATGCTTGCTATTTGCAATACACCAGGGCTAGACTAACCGATTCCGTTAAGGCGCTTCAATATCTCTCTAAAGCGGCACAGTATTCACCACATAACAGCAAAGAAAAAGCCTATGCCAGTTTTTACGACAGGGTGTTTCTCCATTCCAAAGAAGGATATAGGGACGAGTTTATCGAACGCCTTTTTAATAACGGCGATGAGCAACAAGCCCTTGCCATTTTTGCAGATCACATTAATGCTGAACCTGTAAGTCTTGATGAGATGCAAAAGATTTATCAGCAGCACATACCTGGAAAAAGCTTCGCCGATTTTTTTAAAGCTAAAGTACTTGATTCCTGGCAAACAGCGCCTGTGTTCACGCTGAAAGGGCTTGATGGCAAAGATCACGCTTTGGCCGATTTTAAAAACAAGTGGCTGGTTCTTGATTTTTGGGGAACGTGGTGCGCGCCCTGTCGGGGTGAAATGCCCGATATAAATACCTTTAACCAGGAAATTAAAGATGGGAAGCACAACGGCATCACTTTTATGAGTATTGCCTGCCGCGACAATGAAACTAATGTTAAGGCTTATTTTGAAGCGAGTAAGTTTAATTTGCCTGCTGCGATGGCCGACGCGAACATTGAGAAGCAGTATGGTATTTCAAGTTATCCTTCAAAAGTGATTATATCACCGGATGGTAAAATGCTGCCCCTGAAATTTGGTGATGACTGGAGAGCGATTGTTCAGCGATTTAACGAAGTAGTACCGGCAAATTGATAGCTATGGTTTGTCGTTAGGTATAGCTATCTTTAATTATGGAAAAAATATTACTGGTTTTAATCGCCTGTTTCGGAATGGCTTTATCATGCTTTGCTCAGCAAACCGAGCAGGATGCTATTAAACAAACTATCAATACCATGTTTAATGCCATGCGCAAAGGCGATAGCACCATGCTCAGATCAACCTTTGCCAAAGGAATAGCATTTCATAGTGTAGCCAACAAAAAAGACGGTTCGGTAGCCCTGGAGATTGAAAATCCTGACGATTTTATAAAATTGGTTGGCACCCCGCATAAGGGTGTTTATGACGAGCGTGTAACCTTTGCCGATATTAAGATCGATGGCGCCCTGGCCAGCGTTTGGGCGCCATATAAGTTTTATTTAGGTGATAAATACAGCCATTGTGGTGTAGATGTTTTTCAACTGATGAAAACCGCAAATGGCTGGAAAATCATTTATATAGTTGATACCCGCCGGAAAGATAATTGCCCGGAATGATTCTACATCACTCCCAGCTTCATCATACCGTAAAACAAACCGGCACAATGCATGGCCTGCTTTATTTACAAATACAACTCGAATACCCCCAATGAATAGTCTTGAATAAACTGTACAATTGAGTTTCTGGATCGCGATAATAAGTCGGAGATCGCTTTGGTATTCACGTTACCAGTCCTTAGCCATATTATTTTAGGAGGAAAGGAGTAAAGATTTTGCAACTCCCGAAAATCTTCATCAAAAGTCAAGATAGAATAACCATTAGCTTTTGCGAATTGCCATATACGGATATCGCTCAAACGTTCGTGAGGCGCAATTTCATTTACAGGTAAAATGTCCCATGATGGGAGCAGTTTTTTTAAACGCCACGAGATATTCTCATCAGTAATGATACGGATCTCGTAAGAAGCAATTATAGCCATTATGCAACTCTTATTGTCCGCTCTTTATTCGCAGCATATGCAAGGCAGGCAAAGATGTGATCTTCATTTAGCTGAGGAAAGTCCTCGAGAATCTCTTCATGAGTGGAACCGGAAGCAAGCCACTGTAAAACATCATATACGGTAATGCGTGTACCTATAATTACAGGCTTCCCAAATCTTATTTCCGGGTTTACTTCAATAAATTGCTTGTAATCAATCTGCCGCATATTCAAATTTAACTAAAATGCTTTCAAATCTGAAATATTTACCGGAGTGATCTTACATCACTCCCAGCTTCATCATACCGTAAAACAAACCGGCACAATGCATGGCTTGTTTTATCTCATTATTAAGTAGCAATTGTTTTACCTCATCAATGGTATATTCTTCAACTATCAGGTCTTCCAGTTCGTCGAGGTGCTGGCCTTGTACTTTTTTGCCGCCTTTGGTAAAGTAAGTAAAAGTTTGATTGTTGGCTGTTGATGGGTTGCCATAAACTGTACAGATCAATTCAAATTCATCAAACTGATAGCCTGTTTCTTCCAATAACTCACGGCGGATAGCATGTACCGGATCTTCGCCGGCGTCAATTACACCGCCCGGAATTTCGAGCGAAATAATGCCTGCCGCATGACGGTACTGTTTTACCATCAATACCTTGTTATCGTCTGTTATTGCTACCGCGTTAACCCAGTTTGAATATTCAAGTACATAGTAGTCTTCAACAATTTTGCCATTTGGCATTTCGCATTTATCAATGCGGAGTGTAGCCCAGGGGCCTTTATGGATGTATGATGATGAAAGTAGTTTCCAGGTGAGATCTTTACTCATTAATGTTTATAGATTTGAACCCTGATTTTAGGATTTAGGATTACAATGAGGGTAAGCCTATTCTAATATACAAGGGTCCGTTAATAATTTTATTTGATAGTAAATGTTGATATTCTTAGGGTTGAAAGGGAGTTGTAATAATCATATCCTTTAATCCTTAAATCGGGCCAATCATGGTTCTGCGTTTACCAGCTGCCGCTTGAGCCGCCGCCACCGCCACTGCCACCGCCGAAGCCTCCAAATCCACCTCCGCCGCCACCGCCGGAAAAGCCTCCCCAATCGCCTCCGTTGCTGCGACCGCCGCCGCCAAGCATATTGCCTGCCAGGAACCACCAGAAAGGGCTTGCACCACCCCGGCGACCGATGATCTGCCTGCCACCGCCTCCACCACGGTTGCGGAAGATTATAATCAGGATCACTACTACAATTATAATAATGATAAAACCGGCAGGGCCACCATCATTGCCTTTTTTGCTTGATTTTCTATCGGCTTTATATTCGCCTTTCATGGCTTTAATAATGCTGTTGGTACCGGCGTCAAGCCCACCGTAATAATCGCCTTGTTTAAAATGTGGTTTAAGGTCGTTTTGAATAATATCCTGTGTAACAATATCAGGTAGGGCACCTTCTGCACCATAACCGGTTTGGATACTCATTTTACGGTCGCCTATTGCAACAAGTACCAATACGCCATTATTCTTGTCTTTTTGACCAATGCCCCATTTGCGTAACAACTGAACGCCATAATCATTGATATCATAGTTACCGACAGATTTCAGTATCACCACCGCTATTTGCGTTGAGGTAGAATCATTAAAGGCAACCAGTTTAGTTTCCAGCTGTTGTTTATCAGCCGGGCTTAAGGTATTGGTATAGTCGGTAACAAGGGTATTGGAGCGTTCCGGAAAATCCTGCGCAATTGCAACAATTGTGCAAAGTATAAATCCGAAGAACAGTATAAACTTTTTGAACATGTTTTTTAGTTTTTAATCGCCATCCATAAAGGCAATATCATCCGGAAGTTCGTTTTGATCGCCATCCTGATGAGGGAAGTATTTTTGAAGTTGTTCGCCGGCAATTTTCAAGCCTGTAACAATTCCTTCAACAATATCGCCATATTTAAAATGCTGCAGCATATCATCGCGTGTGGTATCCCAAAAATCGGGGGGAACTACCTGGTTGATCCCTGCATCGCCTATAATCGCAAACTTACGATCGACAGTGGCAACGTATACCAGCACGCCATGCCTTAGCTTGGTTTTGTGCATATTAAGCTGCACGAAATATTTTGCCGCACGGTCAAGCACATTCTCGCTGCATCTTTTTTCAATGCAGACCCTGATCTCGCCCGATGAGCGCTGCTCGGCTTCTTCAATAGCCTTACGGATGCGCTGCTGTTCTTCTTCGTTAAATACAGCCATGTTTTTTAATTATTGAATTATTGATCTGGTAAATTATTGAATGTAGAGTTATTGAAATAGCAAGTTGCAATTCAATAACTCAATACCTCATTAATTCAATAATTAATTAAACTCTACTTTAGGGGCTTTGTCGGCACCTGGCTCTGCAGTGAAATAACCTTTTGCAGAAAAACCAAACATTTTGGCAGTTATATTGGCCGGGAATGAGCGGATTTTGCTGTTGTACTCCTGAACTGCATCATTAAAATCCTTACGGGATACGTTAATCCTGTTCTCGGTACCTTCCAGCTGAATTTGCAGATCGTGGAAGTTTGAGTTTGATTTCAGGTCGGGATAGTTTTCGGTAATAGAAAGCAATTTACCAAGGGCTGCACTCAATTCGCCTTGTGAGGCCTGGAACGCTTTAATAGATTCTGGCGTAAGTTTGTTTGGGTCAACCTGTACCGATGTTGCTTTTGAACGAGCCTCAACAACTGCTGTTAAGGTGCTTTTTTCAAAATTGGCCGCGCCTTTTACAGTATTAACTAAATTAGGGATCAGGTCGCTACGGCGCTGGTAATCGCTTTGTACGGCTCCCCATTTTGCTTTAACAGACTCGTCTAATTTAACCATGCTGTTATAGCTGCATGAGCTTAAGGACATGGCTGTCACTATAACTAATATAGCAGAGAATAATCTTTTCATTTGTTTTTCGTGTATTTATGTGATGTTTCGGGTTAGAGTGCAAATCACGTACCGTTGTTACAAACAAGGCATATGCTGACAAGGTGTCAAGATACGGCTTTTCGGTAAGTTAAAAAAGGGTGTGAGGTATGCAACGTACGATATGAGAAAATTTGCACAGTATCTGAATGCTTATAAAAGCAGAAAGCCCCATCAGGGGCTGCAGCTTTGTAAATGATTTGTGTAAGGTTAATGGCAGGGCCGGCTTATCCTGCCAGGCAATGTTCTTCGCGCATGGTTAGTTTGGCTACCATTTCTTTTAAAAGTGTACGGGCACGGTGTAAGGTAGTGCGTGATAGCAATTCGCTCATACCCAATGATGAGCCGATTTCCTGGTGCGAGTAACCTTCAATAGCGTACATGTTAAAAACAGAGCGATATGTTTTTGGTAATTTTTGTACCAGTTTCATCAGGTCTTTAGCCTCAAGGCCGTTATCGTTGTATGAACTGCTGATAGGCACAGCCGAAGCCTCTTCTGCTGCAAAATCATCAACCAAAACCATTGGTTTTAATTTGCGGTAGCGTGATATGGCGCAATGTACCATGATGCGGCGGATCCATCCTTCCAAACTCCCTTCGCCACGGTAGTTTTTCATGTTGCGGAACATTTTGATAAAACCTTCCTGTAATATATCTTGTGCCTCGTCTTTATCGGTTGCATAACGCATGCAAACTGCAAGCATGCGGGGAGCTAATAACCTGTATAATTGTTCCTGGCTTTTTCTGTCGTTACTCAGGCAGCCATTCCATATTGTGTGTAAGCGTTCGTCGGCGGTAGTCATTTTTTTATTATTTAAATACATGAGGTGCATGCCAATCTGAGTGCCATTTTGTAATTATTTGATTTTCAGATATTTATTTTTTATTGGATTTTAAAACTGTTCGATAGCGTACGGTCATTGTGCAAACCCGAACGGTTTTAGACGTTTTTCTATCTTTATTAGGATTTTAAAAGTCTCCCCTTTAGGGAAAGATTTAGAGGGGGTTTCTTAACTTTGCATAATCCGGGATAAAAACCCGGCATCAGTCATGACAAAAGAAACAGAGATAGTTTGTCCTCCCGGGCAGCAGGAAGATGAGGCGGTTTTAAAGCAACTAGCGTCAGCAGCCCTGAAAATTCCACTGAAAAATATTTCGGCATTAAAAATCCTAAAGCGTTCTATTGATGCGCGTGGCCGCCGTGTGGTTTATCGCATGCAGGTAAGGGTTTTTATGCAGGAGGCTTATCAGCCCGAAGTTTTTGCCATCAATTACCCCAACGTGCAATTTGGCCGACCGGTAATCATCGTAGGCGCAGGCCCTGCCGGGTTATTCGCCGCTTTGCAATGTATCGAATTGGGTTTGAAACCGATTGTTATTGAAAGGGGCAAGGATGTAAAACAACGCCGCCGCGATTTGGCTAATATCAATAAACAAGGCCTTGTAAACCCCGAATCAAACTATTGTTTTGGCGAGGGTGGTGCAGGCACTTATTCCGATGGTAAACTATATACCCGCTCAACCAAGCGAGGTGACGTGAACCATGTATTAAAAATGTTTGTATCCCATGGCGCAGCAGAAGATATCCTGATTGACGCGCGGCCACATATCGGCACCAATAAATTGCCTCAAATTATCACCGCAATGCGTGAAACCGTGTTGAATGCTGGTGGTGAAATTATGTTTGATACCAAAGTAACTCAATTGCTGGTTGATTTTGGAAAGATTAAAGGAGTAAAAACCTCGGCTGGTGAAAAGATCACTTCCGATGCCGTGATCCTGGCTACGGGCCACTCGGCAAGGGATGTGTTTGAGATGTTGCACAGTCAAAGTATTTTGATCGAGGCCAAGCCTTTTGCCCTGGGTGTAAGGATTGAGCATCCGCAGGAAATAATTGACCGTGCCCAATATCATTGCGAATACCGCGGGCCGGATCTGCCGCCTTCATACTATAGCCTGGTTGAGCAGGTTGATGATCGTGGTGTGTTCTCTTTTTGCATGTGCCCCGGTGGTATCATAGCGCCGTGTTCAACCGAAGCTGGCGAAATTGTGGTGAACGGATGGAGTCCTTCAAAACGAAACAATCCTTTCGCAAATTCAGGAACAGTGGTACAAATTAACCTGGAAGATGTTGCCGGCGACGATAACGATCCGTTTAAAATGCTCAACTTTCAGAAACAGGTAGAGCAGGCTGCTTTTGCAGCTGGCGGCGGTAACCTGGTTGCCCCCGGTCAGCGTATGGTTGATTTTGTGCAGAACCGTTTATCGACCGATTTGCCGGTTAACTCATATCTGCCGGGGACTAAAAGCGTGGAGCTAAAAGAGGTTTTACCAGGCTGGATCAACGAGCGTTTGCGCAAAGCACTGCCGGTATTTGGTAAAAAAATGAAAGGTTATTTTACCAACGAGGCTATTTTGGTAGGCGTTGAATCGCGTACGTCATCGCCGGTAAAAATACCGCGCGACAGGGAAACATTGCAGCATCCGCAGATTGCCGGGCTTTTTCCTTGTGGCGAGGGTGCGGGTTATGCCGGTGGTATAATTTCTGCTGCAATTGATGGCATTAACTGTGTAAATGCCGCTTTAAAAATATTATCATGACAACATCTCAGAAATTAGCCACCGAGCTTGAAAATGTATTGTCGGGCAACCCATGGTACGGCCCCTCTGTTTATAGTATTGTTGAAAGCATCAGTTTTGAGGCCGCTTATGAAAAACCTGTGGGCTCGGTACATAATATTGCCGCCATTATTTTACACATGACCGGTTGGACCGAGGAGGTAATGGACCGTATGAACGGTATGGATGCCCAGCTGCCGGTGCGTGGTGATTGGCCTGAGCCCGGCCTGCCCGAAGAACAAAAGTGGAAATGGATTGTTGAAGATTTAAAGCTGGTGAATGTAAACCTGGCAGGCTTTATTCAGAATTTTCCGGAGGAGAGGTGGAGTGAACCTGTTGCCGGTAAGTCGGGAGCTGACGAAACGGGCGAAACTTACGAGTATCAGGTGGCGGGTTTGATACAGCATCATATTTATCACTCTGCGCAAATTGCTTTATTAAACAGGATGATCAATGGCTGATAAGAAAACATTAATATTAGGGGCAACACCCGATACCAGCAGGTATGCCAATTTTGCGGCTACCCGTTTGGTTGAACGGGGGCATACCATTGTTAACGTCGGCATAAAAACGGGAGAGGTAGCAGGTGTGCCTATTGAAAGGCCTGAAACTATACATCATGATATTGATACCATAACGCTGTATGTTGGCCCGCAAAATCAGCCACCGCTCTATGACTACATCCTGAACACCAATCCCAAACGGATCATATTTAACCCCGGTACCGAAAATACCGAACTGCGGCGCAAAGCCAACGAAAAGGGCATCGAAACAGCTTACGCCTGTACGCTGGTAATGCTATCAATAGGAGAGTATTAGTAAAACGAGTTGTTATTGCGATGAGTGAAGCAATGTAGTGAATCTACTAATCGCCTTATGATATCTTATCCCAACTTAACCCGGCGTTTTTTACTTCAAAAGCGTGGTGCAATATCTGGTTTTCGGGATGCGCCAGCTGTGGGTCTTTCTCAAATATGGTTTCAACACATTTGCGTACTTTAAAAAGTAGTTCCTGATCAGTGGCCAGGTTGGCCAGCTTTAAATCAACTACGCCACTTTGCTGGGTGCCTTCAATATTGCCGGGGCCACGCAATTGCAGGTCAATCTCTGAAATCTCGAAGCCGTTGTTGGTTTTTACCATCGTATCCAACCTGATTTTGCCATCGTTACTCAGTTTATGGCTGCTCATCAAAATACAATAGGATTGCTCGGCACCACGCCCAACACGGCCCCTTAGCTGGTGTAGTTGCGATAGGCCAAAACGTTCGGCATTTTCAATGATCATCACCGAGGCATTAGGTACATTCACACCAACCTCAATAACCGTAGTGGCTACCATGATCTGCGTTTCGTGCTTAATAAAACGCTGCATTTCAAAATCTTTATCGGCAGGCTTCATTTTACCGTGAACAATACTTAAGCGGTAGTTGGGCAATGGGAACTCGCGCGACATGGCCTCGATACCATCTTCCAGATTCTTCAGGTCGAGTTTTTCACTCTCCTGTATCAGCGGATATACTACGTAGATCTGCCTGCCCAATGCTATCTCCTGTTTCATAAAACCAAACATGCGCAGTCGCTGGTTTTCAAAAAAATGGACGGTTTTTATTGGCTTACGCCCTGCCGGCAACTGGTCAATTACCGAAACATCCAGATCGCCATATAAAGTCATTGCCAGCGTACGTGGGATGGGGGTGGCCGTCATTACAAGGATGTGCGGTGGAATTATATTTTTACGCCAAAGCTTTGAGCGTTGCTCAACACCAAAACGGTGCTGCTCATCAATTACCACAAAGCCAAGGTTTTTAAACTGAACCTTATCCTCAATAAGCGCATGTGTACCAACCAGTATTTTCAGGTCGCCGTCTTCAAGCTTCTGATGCAGTACTTTGCGGTCTTTTTGTTTGGTAGAACCGGTTAGCAATGCCACTTCAATAAAATCATCACCCACCAGACTTTTAATGGTTTGATAATGCTGAGTGGCCAGGATCTCGGTAGGTGCCATGATACAGGTTTGGAAACCATTATCAATAGCAATCAGCATGCTCATCAACGCTACTACGGTTTTACCACTGCCTACATCACCCTGTAAAAGGCGGTTCATTTGTATACCGCGCTGGGTATCCTGCCGTATCTCTTTCAATACCCTCTTTTGCGGATCAGTCAGCGTAAAAGGTAGTTTGTTGTGGTAAAACTCATTAAAATAATGGCCTACTTTATCAAATACATTGCCTTTAAACTTTTGGGTATGCAGCAGTTTATTCTTAAGTAATTTGAGCTGAAGGAAAAACAACTCTTCAAACTTCAAACGAATCAACGCCTCGTTAAGCAAAGTAGCATCACCCGGAAAATGGATATTGCGGTAAGCATCGGCCCGGTTGAGCAGCTTAAACTGGTTGATAATATATAACGGAAGGTTTTCGCGGATGTCCTTAGCGTGCTGGTCAAGCATTGCCGCTGTAAGCTTCTGGATTCCTTTGGTATCCAGCGAAAATTGCTTGAGCTTTTCTGTTGAATTGTATACAGGTTGTAAAGAAAGATTGCCTTGTTTCTGGGCCCCTGGCA includes:
- a CDS encoding TlpA family protein disulfide reductase; translation: MKKLNLLLILLFAGFSNIFAQSVTLEKGKEFEIEAHTVTNTADNQNDYKYTFWFKAGDRNGVNTIFDCKLVKVIYAEKFTKYSFANSILNTDTVRGFRLNTTTSLLPLALLHQPLKVTIGPHGEFLSVTGFDEAIQDAITRWVLKDDIANQLKDNSKYFPKDVIGSLFLPLPQQRIAYKSEWSSPNTRYKVTAINGALLYITTTGIKVPDSQGEDVSGNIVFNEVTGLTEQLQNSSPSKIEIAIDGKKQLLPVFYRRQTVRYGAEKHLPDTAWINMVVKTHTAFGKAFKSGTEMDSVKVQRYLKAHDDAFANDEYYAVIKLRLLQGSGDYIKYSHQLIKTPTRFIKDEESHLFNKFNSILDSSAQSAYEVARYMYKLPGFNGLIQQSYAQSFLTFDIDDMLKDDGFRKNMQEKNMSDEDARKMIAEENKKRLAGNSNARQLLELLHNDKDPLMQQKINALYLWEKAKSADDAGVLNKTASAFMNMDDAYMKQGNGGRYALLIYKLLINAKKEAAAKALLVKTIQNLERYTADTLNTNRFADQNILAYACYLQYTRARLTDSVKALQYLSKAAQYSPHNSKEKAYASFYDRVFLHSKEGYRDEFIERLFNNGDEQQALAIFADHINAEPVSLDEMQKIYQQHIPGKSFADFFKAKVLDSWQTAPVFTLKGLDGKDHALADFKNKWLVLDFWGTWCAPCRGEMPDINTFNQEIKDGKHNGITFMSIACRDNETNVKAYFEASKFNLPAAMADANIEKQYGISSYPSKVIISPDGKMLPLKFGDDWRAIVQRFNEVVPAN
- a CDS encoding nuclear transport factor 2 family protein, with product MEKILLVLIACFGMALSCFAQQTEQDAIKQTINTMFNAMRKGDSTMLRSTFAKGIAFHSVANKKDGSVALEIENPDDFIKLVGTPHKGVYDERVTFADIKIDGALASVWAPYKFYLGDKYSHCGVDVFQLMKTANGWKIIYIVDTRRKDNCPE
- a CDS encoding DUF5615 family PIN-like protein, which gives rise to MAIIASYEIRIITDENISWRLKKLLPSWDILPVNEIAPHERLSDIRIWQFAKANGYSILTFDEDFRELQNLYSFPPKIIWLRTGNVNTKAISDLLSRSRNSIVQFIQDYSLGVFELYL
- a CDS encoding DUF433 domain-containing protein is translated as MRQIDYKQFIEVNPEIRFGKPVIIGTRITVYDVLQWLASGSTHEEILEDFPQLNEDHIFACLAYAANKERTIRVA
- a CDS encoding NUDIX hydrolase, which encodes MSKDLTWKLLSSSYIHKGPWATLRIDKCEMPNGKIVEDYYVLEYSNWVNAVAITDDNKVLMVKQYRHAAGIISLEIPGGVIDAGEDPVHAIRRELLEETGYQFDEFELICTVYGNPSTANNQTFTYFTKGGKKVQGQHLDELEDLIVEEYTIDEVKQLLLNNEIKQAMHCAGLFYGMMKLGVM
- a CDS encoding TPM domain-containing protein yields the protein MFKKFILFFGFILCTIVAIAQDFPERSNTLVTDYTNTLSPADKQQLETKLVAFNDSTSTQIAVVILKSVGNYDINDYGVQLLRKWGIGQKDKNNGVLVLVAIGDRKMSIQTGYGAEGALPDIVTQDIIQNDLKPHFKQGDYYGGLDAGTNSIIKAMKGEYKADRKSSKKGNDGGPAGFIIIIIVVVILIIIFRNRGGGGGRQIIGRRGGASPFWWFLAGNMLGGGGRSNGGDWGGFSGGGGGGGFGGFGGGSGGGGGSSGSW
- a CDS encoding TPM domain-containing protein translates to MAVFNEEEQQRIRKAIEEAEQRSSGEIRVCIEKRCSENVLDRAAKYFVQLNMHKTKLRHGVLVYVATVDRKFAIIGDAGINQVVPPDFWDTTRDDMLQHFKYGDIVEGIVTGLKIAGEQLQKYFPHQDGDQNELPDDIAFMDGD
- a CDS encoding LemA family protein gives rise to the protein MKRLFSAILVIVTAMSLSSCSYNSMVKLDESVKAKWGAVQSDYQRRSDLIPNLVNTVKGAANFEKSTLTAVVEARSKATSVQVDPNKLTPESIKAFQASQGELSAALGKLLSITENYPDLKSNSNFHDLQIQLEGTENRINVSRKDFNDAVQEYNSKIRSFPANITAKMFGFSAKGYFTAEPGADKAPKVEFN
- a CDS encoding RNA polymerase sigma factor encodes the protein MTTADERLHTIWNGCLSNDRKSQEQLYRLLAPRMLAVCMRYATDKDEAQDILQEGFIKMFRNMKNYRGEGSLEGWIRRIMVHCAISRYRKLKPMVLVDDFAAEEASAVPISSSYNDNGLEAKDLMKLVQKLPKTYRSVFNMYAIEGYSHQEIGSSLGMSELLSRTTLHRARTLLKEMVAKLTMREEHCLAG
- a CDS encoding NAD(P)/FAD-dependent oxidoreductase, translated to MTKETEIVCPPGQQEDEAVLKQLASAALKIPLKNISALKILKRSIDARGRRVVYRMQVRVFMQEAYQPEVFAINYPNVQFGRPVIIVGAGPAGLFAALQCIELGLKPIVIERGKDVKQRRRDLANINKQGLVNPESNYCFGEGGAGTYSDGKLYTRSTKRGDVNHVLKMFVSHGAAEDILIDARPHIGTNKLPQIITAMRETVLNAGGEIMFDTKVTQLLVDFGKIKGVKTSAGEKITSDAVILATGHSARDVFEMLHSQSILIEAKPFALGVRIEHPQEIIDRAQYHCEYRGPDLPPSYYSLVEQVDDRGVFSFCMCPGGIIAPCSTEAGEIVVNGWSPSKRNNPFANSGTVVQINLEDVAGDDNDPFKMLNFQKQVEQAAFAAGGGNLVAPGQRMVDFVQNRLSTDLPVNSYLPGTKSVELKEVLPGWINERLRKALPVFGKKMKGYFTNEAILVGVESRTSSPVKIPRDRETLQHPQIAGLFPCGEGAGYAGGIISAAIDGINCVNAALKILS